Part of the bacterium genome is shown below.
GTGCCCATTTTTTGTTTTCCTCTTTGAAATCCGGAGCCTATGCTATTGAGGCTCAGATGGAGTGTCAAGCAAAAGGCTTCCTCGTCGGCAGGGCTTCCAGATTGCGAGTGGTCGCTCCCGGTCATTTGGTTGTTATTCGATGGAAAAGTCTTGATTTCGGGGACATCGACCGTGGCGGGGAACGTGTAAATCATTGATTTTAAAATTCAGAAATCAATTAAATGAGATTACTTGACGAAATCATTCAGGTTTGCGTATAAGCAGGTGCGGATCAATTTCATCGGAGATTTCAGGGTGCGGGCGGTCGAACCGGCCATCTGCCTTTTTGTTCTTTACTCTCGGAGGGCATGCAATGCCACGGATGTCGCAAAAAATGCTCGATTCGGGGGATGCGTTTCCCAGTTTGACCGTTTCCAAGGTCGGCGGCGGCCAGATCAACCTGCCGGGCGATCTGGCGGGCAACTGGGGCGTGGTTCTCCTGTATCGGGGACACTGGTGACCCTACTGCAAGCAGCAGTTGAGCGCCTTCTCCAAGGCTTCCAAGCTGGCCGAAGAAGGCATCAACGTTGTTGCCGCTTCCGTGGACACGGAAGAAGAAGCAAAGAAGACGATTGGAGAGGCCGGGGTGAATTTCCCGGTCGGCTACGGTCTCGACAACGCCAAGATTTCCGAGGTGACCGGCTGCTTCTACGAAGAGAAGCGCAAGATTCTTCACAGCACGGGCTATGTACTTCGCCCCGACGGCACCGTTGCGGTTGCCGTCTACAGCTCAGGCCCGATCGGCCGCCTCGTCTGGCAGGATGTGCTCGCCCTCGTGCAGTTCTACAAAAAGATGGCGGCAGGCAAGTAGTTTCCAGGAATCTTTTCGCGAAACGCCCTCCCGGTCTACCCGGGGGGGCGTTTTTGCTGGAGCGCCGATTGAAGCGTGCCTCCCCGTCCGCTAAAATGCGGCTTCCTGATATTTCACGTGCGGTGAGGAGATAAAAAATGGCCACGATGAACGAACGTCAGCTCGATACGGGAGACGTCTTTCCGGATCTTGCATTCAAGAAATTAGGTGGCGGGACAATCTCCCTTCCCGGCGATCTGGCGGGAAACTGGGGCGTCATTCTTTTTTACCGGGGCTACTGGTGACCCTACTGCCTGGTGCAGCTAGAAGCCTTCGCGCGGGCGAAAGATCGGCTCGACGCGGAAGGAATCAAGGTTGTCGCCGCCTCCGTGGACACGGAGGAAGTGGTTCGCAAGACGGTGGAAGAGAAGAAAGTCAACTTTCCTATCTCTTATGAGGTCGATTCACTGGAGATATCGCGCCTCACCGGCGCCTACTATCAGAAGGAACCGCTTCCGGATCGGCCGCCCCACTTCCTGCACACGACCGATTTTCTCTTGACCCCCGATGGCATCGTGAACATCGCCGTCTACAGTTCGGGGCCGCTCGGAAGGCTCGTCTGGCAGGACGTGATCCAGGCGGTTCAGTTCCGAAAGAAGAAGATGGTCGCTGCGCAGAAGTAAGCGGAAAAAGAACCACAAAGCCGGGGGAGTAATCCCCCGGTTCTTTTGTGCGGGCTAAGGCAGCCGCGCCACGACCCGCGCGGGCGCGCCTTCGATCTCATGAAGCTTCATGGGGAAGGCGAAAATCTCGAACTCCGTTTCATCGAACGCATCTAGATTCACCACGTGCTCGATGAGCGGGATGCCCCGCCCAAGAACGGTCCGGTGTCCCGGGGAGTCCTCGTGCGTGGGAACCGTCTCGGGCCGCATGCCCGGATCGATGGGATGATCCATGCAGAGGGCCTTCATGCCCAAATCGCAAAGATAAGAACACGCCTCTTTGTCCAAAAACGGATTTTCCGCGAAATAGCGATCCGAAAAGAAGGCCTCCTTCGTCCAGCCGGACCAGGTGACCGCGATGGCACCGGCGATGCGGTCGG
Proteins encoded:
- a CDS encoding redoxin domain-containing protein, with amino-acid sequence MQLEAFARAKDRLDAEGIKVVAASVDTEEVVRKTVEEKKVNFPISYEVDSLEISRLTGAYYQKEPLPDRPPHFLHTTDFLLTPDGIVNIAVYSSGPLGRLVWQDVIQAVQFRKKKMVAAQK
- a CDS encoding cyclase family protein is translated as MPRWIDLTAPLGHPDLALVPTFPAVEFWRFHELDTHGRQNSAVRMAIHQGTHIDAPRHFYAEGAAIDEMPLETFCGRAVKILLRDSVRPGNPITREMIERAPGFKPDRIAGAIAVTWSGWTKEAFFSDRYFAENPFLDKEACSYLCDLGMKALCMDHPIDPGMRPETVPTHEDSPGHRTVLGRGIPLIEHVVNLDAFDETEFEIFAFPMKLHEIEGAPARVVARLP